Proteins encoded by one window of Leopardus geoffroyi isolate Oge1 chromosome X, O.geoffroyi_Oge1_pat1.0, whole genome shotgun sequence:
- the LOC123594076 gene encoding ferritin heavy chain-like produces MATAPFCQVRQNYHPQCEAAINSQINLELYASYVYLSMAFYFDRADVALENFSKFFLRQSHEEKKRVEKLMQLQNQRGGRIRLHHIMKPDRDNWESGLKAMECAFHLGKTVNQSLLDLHHLATVKNDAHLCSFLETNYLHEQVKVIKELGGYITSLRKMGALEDGLAEYLFDKLTLGNSDKH; encoded by the coding sequence ATGGCCACCGCGCCGTTCTGTCAAGTGCGCCAGAACTACCACCCGCAGTGCGAGGCCGCCATCAACAGCCAGATCAACCTGGAGCTCTACGCCTCCTACGTGTACCTGTCCATGGCTTTCTATTTCGACCGCGCCGACGTGGCCCTGGAGAATTTCTCCAAGTTCTTCCTGCGCCAGTCCCACGAGGAGAAGAAGCGTGTCGAGAAGCTGATGCAGCTGCAGAACCAGCGTGGGGGCCGCATCCGCCTCCACCACATCATGAAGCCTGACCGCGACAACTGGGAGAGCGGCCTGAAGGCCATGGAGTGCGCCTTTCATCTGGGGAAGACCGTGAACCAGAGCCTGCTCGACCTGCACCATCTGGCCACCGTCAAGAACGACGCCCACCTGTGCAGCTTCCTGGAGACCAACTACCTGCATGAGCAAGTCAAGGTCATCAAAGAGCTGGGGGGCTACATCACCAGCCTGCGCAAGATGGGGGCCCTGGAAGATGGCTTGGCAGAGTACCTCTTTGACAAGCTCACCCTGGGCAACAGCGACAAGCACTGA